From Variovorax sp. PMC12, the proteins below share one genomic window:
- a CDS encoding polysaccharide deacetylase family protein, translating into MASARRRAGAAVLLALACGTVVPGAWAQQQAATCEKPVYLTFDTGHMGIAPLVADVLKRQNVRVTFFAAAERTQTDGDSLDDHWAPWWKARAAEGNEFGSHTYDHAYWRADVKGTPPSFRIKPSAGPQNGKESTWSAAEYCANIRKSSDRLAAITGKKPLPLYRAPGGKTSPALLAAAEGCGYKYVGWAPAGFLGDELPSEKFSNAKLLTQALDTIRPGDILLAHLGIWSRKDPWAPANLEPLIVGLKAKGFCFQTLRQHPDYRAWIASHS; encoded by the coding sequence ATGGCAAGCGCACGTAGGCGCGCCGGCGCGGCCGTGCTGCTGGCGCTGGCCTGCGGCACGGTGGTGCCGGGCGCCTGGGCGCAGCAGCAGGCCGCCACCTGCGAAAAGCCCGTCTACCTGACCTTCGACACCGGCCACATGGGCATCGCCCCGCTGGTGGCCGACGTGCTCAAGCGGCAGAACGTGCGCGTCACCTTCTTCGCCGCCGCCGAGCGCACCCAGACCGACGGCGACAGCCTCGACGACCACTGGGCGCCCTGGTGGAAGGCGAGGGCGGCCGAAGGCAACGAGTTCGGCTCCCACACCTACGACCACGCCTACTGGCGCGCCGACGTCAAGGGCACGCCGCCGAGCTTCCGCATCAAGCCTTCGGCCGGCCCGCAGAACGGCAAGGAATCGACCTGGAGCGCGGCCGAGTACTGCGCCAACATCCGCAAGTCGTCCGACCGGCTGGCCGCCATCACCGGCAAGAAGCCGCTGCCGCTGTACCGAGCGCCGGGCGGCAAGACCTCGCCCGCGCTGCTGGCGGCTGCCGAGGGCTGCGGCTACAAGTACGTCGGCTGGGCGCCCGCCGGTTTCCTTGGCGACGAACTGCCGAGCGAGAAATTCAGCAACGCGAAGCTGCTCACGCAGGCGCTCGACACCATCCGCCCCGGCGACATCCTGCTCGCGCACCTGGGCATCTGGTCGCGCAAGGATCCGTGGGCGCCGGCCAACCTCGAGCCGCTGATCGTCGGCCTCAAGGCCAAGGGCTTCTGTTTCCAGACGCTGCGCCAGCACCCGGATTACCGCGCCTGGATCGCATCCCACTCCTGA
- a CDS encoding sterol desaturase family protein has translation MIDWLTDAFSALQGWFFEAVVQPLVFAVGLGGWTEDAFDATGWLLVGVIQILVLIAIIGPLQRWRSVEPVVDRHAIRIDVLYTLIHRLGLFRLAIFFTLQPFFDDAMGALRTAGWGTFHLDEVWPGVTDVPVIAFAIYLVVLDFVGYWIHRGQHQFNWWWGLHSLHHSQRQMTMWSDDRNHLLDDIVHDTLIVIVAQLIGVAPGQFIAFVAFTQLSESLQHANLRLSFGAIGERLWISPRFHRLHHSIGLGHESNGRSTLGGHNFGVLLPWWDMMFGTANFENRYDPTGIRDQVEPGTDGRVREYGRGFWVQQWLGLKRMVGRA, from the coding sequence ATGATCGATTGGCTGACTGACGCTTTTTCTGCTCTCCAGGGCTGGTTCTTCGAGGCCGTCGTGCAGCCGCTGGTGTTTGCCGTGGGCCTCGGCGGTTGGACCGAAGATGCATTCGACGCCACCGGCTGGCTGCTGGTCGGGGTCATCCAGATCCTGGTGCTGATCGCCATCATCGGGCCGCTGCAGCGCTGGCGCTCGGTGGAGCCCGTGGTCGACCGCCATGCCATCCGCATCGACGTGCTCTACACGCTGATCCACCGGCTCGGGCTGTTCCGGCTGGCCATCTTCTTCACGCTGCAGCCGTTCTTCGACGACGCCATGGGCGCGCTGCGCACGGCGGGGTGGGGCACCTTCCACCTCGACGAGGTCTGGCCCGGCGTGACCGACGTGCCGGTGATCGCCTTCGCGATCTATCTCGTGGTGCTCGACTTCGTGGGCTACTGGATCCACCGCGGCCAGCACCAGTTCAACTGGTGGTGGGGCCTGCACTCGCTGCACCACTCGCAGCGCCAGATGACGATGTGGAGCGACGACCGCAACCACCTGCTCGACGACATCGTCCACGACACGCTCATCGTCATCGTGGCGCAGCTCATCGGCGTGGCGCCGGGGCAGTTCATCGCGTTCGTGGCCTTCACCCAGCTCAGCGAGAGCCTGCAGCACGCCAACCTGCGGCTGAGCTTCGGCGCCATCGGCGAGCGGCTGTGGATCAGCCCGCGCTTTCACCGGCTGCACCACAGCATCGGGCTGGGCCATGAATCGAACGGCAGGAGCACGCTCGGCGGCCACAACTTCGGCGTGCTGCTGCCCTGGTGGGACATGATGTTCGGCACCGCCAACTTCGAGAACCGCTACGACCCCACCGGCATCCGCGACCAGGTGGAGCCCGGCACCGACGGGCGCGTGCGCGAGTACGGCCGGGGGTTCTGGGTCCAGCAGTGGCTCGGCCTGAAGCGAATGGTCGGACGCGCTTGA